The following coding sequences lie in one Colias croceus chromosome 1, ilColCroc2.1 genomic window:
- the LOC123697002 gene encoding formin-like protein 2, giving the protein MERLRASQEQFSALIEFMERYGDLSRPQRGPQGRLKADQMWARLTLLLNSVGGGVHKSQEKWKKAPPVPREEPIPEDVEIEIPVGLENFNYNTSVPTLPASPLLLDPQPSPPPPPVRPPPPLPRSPPRPTGRRSSASPRSATASPRHGMQRARRNRGLTPFDRAATEFVAVEQRRLALEETREKLSHEREREREKLLHEREREREELFHQREMERLRLESLKVEANREQTRVMQQIAVIGQRLLEILPQGPAS; this is encoded by the exons ATGGAGAGACTGCGCGCCAGCCAGGAGCAATTTTCTGCTCTTATAGAATTCATGGAAag GTATGGTGACCTCTCTCGACCACAGCGGGGACCTCAGGGTCGACTAAAAGCCGACCAAATGTGGGCAAGGCTCacattattacttaattcagTTGGTGGTGGGGTTCACAAATCACAAGAGAAGTGGAAGAAA gcGCCACCAGTACCAAGGGAAGAACCCATTCCTGAAGATGTGGAAATTGAAATTCCTGTAGGCTtagagaattttaattataata CAAGTGTTCCAACATTGCCAGCATCACCGCTACTGCTAGACCCACAGCCCTcaccaccaccaccaccaGTACGTCCGCCGCCCCCTCTACCGCGTTCTCCTCCGCGTCCCACTGGTCGACGGTCATCGGCGTCACCGCGATCTGCGACTGCCTCGCCGCGACATGGGATGCAGAGAGCTCGCAGGAATCGCGGCTTAACGCCATTTGACCGGGCCGCTACAGAATTTGTGGCGGTTGAACAACGACGCCTTGCACTGGAGGAGACGCGAGAGAAGCTTTCCCATGAGCGAGAAAGGGAAAGGGAAAAGCTTCTCCATGAACGTGAGAGGGAGCGTGAGGAACTTTTCCACCAAAGAGAAATGGAGCGACTGCGGCTGGAGTCGCTAAAGGTTGAGGCAAATCGCGAGCAAACTAGGGTGATGCAGCAAATAGCTGTTATCGGGCAAAGGTTGCTCGAGATATTGCCTCAAGGGCCCgcatcttaa
- the LOC123697065 gene encoding putative nuclease HARBI1 — MHALRLLKAAHDEELWLRRQKRNASRRSLETINEMPEQLFQERFRLNKKTFSELCCSLRNETNIRGTKEIPLEVKVLCALSFFATGSYQRIVGVTQHLPQRTTSRCIRQVVEALNSPRIVKKWIVFPQTHQERTRIRQEFQRKFQLPGVIGCIDCTHISIVKPHIDEQNYFNRKGYHSLNVQMVSYFSLHMYY; from the exons atgcacGCTTTGAGACTTTTAAAAGCTGCGCACGATGAAGAACTTTGGCTCAGgcgccaaaaaagaaatgcgTCCAGACGGAGTTTAGAGACAATCAATGAAATGCCGGAACAATTGTTTCAGGAGCGTTTtaggttaaataaaaaaacttttagcGAGCTTTGCTGCAGCCTACGTAACGAAACAAACATACGGGGGACTAAAGAAATTCCTTTGGAAGTAAAG GTTCTTTGCGCTCTGAGTTTCTTCGCAACGGGATCCTATCAGAGAATTGTGGGTGTCACACAACATTTGCCACAACGCACTACAAGTAGATGCATTAGGCAAGTTGTGGAGGCACTCAACAGTCCTCggatagtgaaaaaatggaTAGTTTTCCCTCAAACACACCAAGAAAGAACAAGAATTCGACAAGA ATTTCAAAGGAAATTTCAATTGCCAGGGGTAATTGGATGCATAGATTGCACTCACATATCAATTGTAAAACCCCACATTGATGAacagaattattttaacagaaaAGGATACCATTCCTTAAATGTGCAAATGGTAAGCTATTTTTCTTTGCATATGTATTATTAG